In one Thermosipho ferrireducens genomic region, the following are encoded:
- a CDS encoding phosphate signaling complex PhoU family protein: MDWILKENIEELKKMVLKEGWFTEGIFNQTINALKERDEKSAKAVLSTGAKVNLMDMKIREKAVIILGTMMPMSTDLRIVTGSFVISSYFQNITERAQEIARKILELIREPQLKPLVIIPEMAKLAISMLRDSMRMYVDQNITGAEAICEKDAEMDNFYEEIREELMVYMMENARYVKRALLLLEIAQKIEETADFATKIVETTSYIITGKQYKCYRDKLYTTETLDSSKGETS; this comes from the coding sequence ATGGACTGGATTCTTAAAGAAAACATTGAAGAATTAAAAAAGATGGTATTGAAAGAGGGATGGTTCACAGAAGGTATTTTTAATCAGACGATAAACGCTTTAAAAGAAAGAGACGAAAAATCAGCTAAAGCGGTGTTAAGCACTGGAGCAAAAGTTAACTTAATGGATATGAAAATAAGAGAAAAAGCAGTGATTATTCTGGGAACCATGATGCCAATGTCCACAGATTTAAGAATTGTCACTGGAAGTTTCGTAATATCGAGTTATTTTCAAAATATCACAGAACGCGCTCAGGAAATTGCAAGAAAAATTTTAGAATTAATTAGAGAACCGCAGTTAAAACCTCTTGTAATAATCCCGGAAATGGCAAAATTGGCTATTTCCATGCTTCGAGATAGCATGAGAATGTACGTTGATCAAAATATCACCGGTGCAGAAGCAATTTGCGAAAAAGACGCTGAAATGGATAATTTTTACGAGGAAATAAGAGAAGAATTAATGGTATATATGATGGAAAATGCCCGGTATGTAAAAAGAGCTCTTTTGCTGTTGGAAATAGCTCAAAAAATTGAAGAAACCGCAGACTTTGCCACCAAAATTGTTGAAACTACAAGTTATATTATTACTGGAAAACAATACAAATGTTATAGGGACAAACTTTATACAACAGAAACTCTGGATTCCTCGAAGGGTGAAACCTCTTGA
- a CDS encoding NAD(+) kinase has protein sequence MKTIGIIYKPNLEKIAKIFEERLKKERFLVKFVTSTISSTFNGVDVSLIIGGDGTILKTVKKLNSPIIGFKGGRLGFLSSYTTKDLDKFIKDLKENSFVEDRRSLLKVYNKHIEKYCLNDAVAMKEPAQKMVDISVSFKDGEFYFHADGVIVSTPTGSTAYALSLGGSILLPNVNAFEITPIAPQFLATRSVIVPDTEEISVKTNYKILLILDGEIVGNFDFFKIKKSDKQIVLLRPKDYDFSKSIKEKMGYGKNFFTQVR, from the coding sequence ATGAAAACCATCGGCATAATATACAAACCCAATCTGGAAAAAATTGCGAAAATTTTTGAAGAACGACTTAAAAAAGAAAGATTTCTCGTAAAGTTTGTAACCTCCACCATCTCATCAACATTCAATGGTGTGGATGTGTCTTTGATTATCGGTGGAGATGGTACTATATTAAAAACTGTCAAAAAGTTAAACTCCCCTATTATAGGGTTTAAAGGCGGGAGATTGGGTTTTTTATCAAGTTACACCACAAAAGACTTAGATAAATTTATTAAAGATTTGAAAGAAAATTCATTTGTTGAAGACAGAAGAAGTCTTTTAAAAGTATACAATAAGCACATTGAAAAGTATTGTTTAAATGATGCTGTTGCAATGAAAGAACCAGCGCAGAAAATGGTTGATATAAGTGTTTCATTTAAGGACGGAGAATTTTATTTTCACGCAGACGGAGTAATAGTCAGCACTCCTACAGGTTCAACAGCTTACGCGCTTTCTCTTGGTGGTTCTATTTTATTACCAAACGTAAATGCGTTTGAAATAACCCCAATAGCTCCGCAATTTCTTGCAACACGTAGTGTGATTGTTCCTGATACAGAAGAAATTTCCGTAAAAACAAACTATAAAATTCTTTTGATTCTCGATGGTGAAATTGTGGGAAACTTTGATTTTTTCAAAATCAAAAAGTCTGATAAACAGATAGTATTATTAAGACCAAAGGATTACGATTTTTCAAAATCTATTAAAGAAAAAATGGGATATGGAAAGAATTTCTTTACACAAGTCAGGTGA
- a CDS encoding YggT family protein, which translates to MFILGNFVIGIGVALRVFLNIEIVFIIISALLSWIPEAHYHRVYHFFQGVADIVENPIRRIIPRIGPIDITPILAIILIIFLDRFIAQSLIELGYLLK; encoded by the coding sequence ATGTTTATACTTGGCAATTTTGTAATAGGAATTGGCGTGGCTTTAAGAGTTTTTTTGAATATAGAAATTGTATTTATAATAATATCTGCATTACTCAGCTGGATACCTGAAGCACACTACCATAGAGTGTATCACTTTTTTCAGGGAGTTGCTGATATAGTAGAAAACCCTATTAGAAGAATAATTCCAAGAATAGGCCCCATTGACATAACCCCAATTCTGGCAATTATTTTAATAATTTTTCTTGATAGATTTATAGCTCAGAGTCTAATAGAGCTGGGGTATCTGTTAAAATGA
- a CDS encoding YggS family pyridoxal phosphate-dependent enzyme, whose product MISIKENYEAVLEKIKETCENSNRSFEEVKVVAVSKTFPSETIAQAYDVGIRTFGENYAQELRDKVRELEKYKDIEWHFIGRIQLNKLKYIVPNVYLIHSVTRLEEIEKINTIARRFEKIQKVLIQVNVSGEETKAGIAPDEIKDILYKSLEYDSVKIVGLMTMAPFVDDPEKVRWVFSKLKEIQKELSKEFPEIKDLSMGMSGDFTVAIEEGATIVRIGSAIFGKRQYKK is encoded by the coding sequence ATGATTTCTATAAAAGAAAACTATGAAGCTGTTCTGGAAAAAATTAAAGAAACCTGTGAAAACAGCAATAGAAGTTTCGAAGAGGTTAAAGTTGTAGCTGTAAGCAAAACATTCCCTTCAGAAACAATTGCACAAGCTTATGATGTGGGAATAAGAACTTTTGGTGAAAATTATGCCCAAGAATTAAGAGATAAAGTTAGAGAATTAGAAAAATATAAAGACATTGAGTGGCATTTTATAGGAAGAATTCAGTTAAATAAATTGAAATACATAGTTCCAAATGTTTACCTCATACATTCAGTTACAAGATTGGAAGAAATTGAAAAAATTAATACAATTGCCAGAAGATTCGAAAAAATTCAAAAAGTGCTAATTCAGGTAAACGTATCCGGGGAAGAAACCAAAGCAGGTATTGCCCCTGACGAAATCAAAGATATTTTGTACAAATCTCTGGAATATGATTCTGTAAAAATTGTAGGACTAATGACTATGGCTCCTTTTGTTGATGATCCCGAAAAAGTGCGATGGGTATTTTCAAAACTTAAAGAAATTCAAAAAGAACTTAGTAAAGAATTCCCGGAGATAAAAGATTTATCAATGGGCATGTCCGGTGATTTTACAGTAGCAATTGAAGAGGGAGCTACAATTGTAAGAATTGGAAGTGCAATATTCGGTAAAAGACAATATAAAAAATAA
- the ruvB gene encoding Holliday junction branch migration DNA helicase RuvB, producing MFDPERTPADLITLRPQYLSEYIGQNTIKKRLNLAISAAKIRGEALDHVLLVGPPGLGKTTLAHIIANEMNTNIHVTSGPVLEKQGDVAAILTNLERGDVLFIDEIHRMNKTVEEILYTAMEDFQIDIMIGKGPSARSIRIDLQPFTLVGATTRSGLLSSPLRNRFGLIMEIDFYSESELADIINRAASFLDVEMTKDAALLLSKRSRGTPRIALRLLRRVRDMSTVKDQRVIDIAMVNEIMQLLGIDEEGLDDMDRKILKVIIEVYSGGPVGIKSLAASVGITEDTISEVYEPYLLQSGFIARTPRGRIATQKAYKHLGYSYGGGLFE from the coding sequence ATATTTGATCCTGAACGTACCCCAGCTGACCTGATAACATTAAGGCCACAATATCTTTCCGAATATATCGGTCAGAATACTATTAAAAAAAGATTAAATCTGGCAATAAGTGCTGCTAAAATCAGAGGAGAAGCACTGGATCATGTGTTGCTGGTTGGGCCTCCGGGGTTAGGAAAAACTACTCTTGCCCATATTATAGCCAATGAAATGAATACAAATATACATGTTACAAGTGGGCCTGTTCTCGAAAAACAGGGGGATGTTGCCGCGATACTTACAAATTTAGAGCGCGGCGATGTACTTTTTATCGACGAAATTCATAGAATGAACAAGACAGTAGAGGAAATTTTATACACTGCAATGGAAGACTTTCAAATTGATATTATGATTGGAAAAGGTCCTTCTGCACGTTCTATAAGAATAGATTTACAACCATTCACCCTGGTCGGAGCGACAACGAGAAGTGGCCTGTTAAGTTCTCCTTTGAGAAATAGATTCGGCCTCATAATGGAAATAGACTTTTACTCTGAAAGTGAACTGGCAGATATTATTAACAGAGCTGCCAGTTTCCTCGATGTAGAAATGACAAAAGATGCTGCTCTGTTGCTTTCTAAACGTTCTCGAGGTACTCCACGTATTGCATTAAGACTTTTAAGAAGGGTAAGAGATATGAGTACAGTGAAAGATCAGAGGGTAATTGATATTGCAATGGTCAACGAAATAATGCAACTTCTTGGAATAGACGAAGAAGGATTGGATGATATGGACAGAAAAATATTAAAAGTAATAATCGAAGTATATTCAGGGGGACCAGTTGGTATAAAATCTTTAGCAGCTTCCGTTGGAATAACTGAAGACACTATTTCAGAAGTTTACGAACCATACCTCCTTCAAAGTGGATTTATTGCACGCACTCCCAGGGGAAGAATTGCCACACAAAAGGCATACAAACATCTGGGCTATAGCTATGGAGGTGGGCTTTTCGAATGA
- the fabD gene encoding ACP S-malonyltransferase has translation MKAFVFPGQGSQYSGMADDFSIYPEWNYYSELANKTLEIDLISIMNGDENILKITENAQPAIFLASYVAYKFLEKHNKTPDIIAGHSLGEYTAFAVAGVYDFETGIYLVRKRGEYISMAIKPGEGSMAAVLGVSPEEVENLVKNYEGLYVANYNTSSQTVISGLKSSIDKFIADAKKNGIRARELVVSGPFHTPFLEMAKEKMAREVEHIKFKPPKFPIVMNSTAKETSDPEELKHYLLEQISGPVYWYQSVKRMIELGASEFVEVGPKKVLTNMLKREKVKALHFQELGINI, from the coding sequence ATGAAAGCTTTCGTCTTTCCAGGCCAGGGTTCCCAGTATTCAGGTATGGCAGACGATTTTTCCATATACCCGGAATGGAATTATTACAGCGAGTTAGCAAATAAGACACTTGAAATTGATTTAATTTCTATTATGAACGGTGATGAAAATATATTAAAGATTACCGAAAATGCGCAACCAGCCATTTTCCTGGCAAGCTATGTTGCGTACAAATTTCTTGAAAAACACAATAAAACCCCGGACATAATAGCCGGGCATAGTCTTGGTGAATACACAGCATTTGCAGTAGCGGGAGTCTACGATTTCGAAACGGGCATTTATCTGGTAAGAAAAAGAGGAGAATACATATCCATGGCTATAAAACCTGGTGAAGGAAGCATGGCAGCAGTACTTGGAGTATCTCCAGAAGAAGTAGAAAATCTTGTGAAAAACTACGAAGGGTTATATGTTGCCAATTACAATACATCATCGCAAACTGTTATAAGCGGGCTGAAATCCTCTATTGACAAATTTATAGCTGATGCAAAGAAAAATGGAATACGTGCCAGAGAACTTGTCGTCTCAGGACCGTTTCACACACCTTTCCTTGAAATGGCTAAAGAAAAAATGGCCAGGGAGGTAGAACATATAAAATTTAAACCTCCAAAATTCCCTATAGTCATGAACAGTACAGCAAAAGAAACAAGTGACCCAGAAGAATTGAAACATTACCTTTTGGAACAAATTTCAGGCCCCGTTTACTGGTATCAGTCCGTAAAAAGGATGATAGAACTTGGAGCATCCGAATTTGTTGAAGTTGGACCAAAAAAAGTTTTAACAAATATGCTCAAACGTGAAAAAGTAAAAGCGCTTCATTTTCAGGAACTTGGAATAAACATTTAA
- a CDS encoding biotin transporter BioY yields the protein MRKRAKEISLVALFISLMVVGAQISIPIGPVPITLQVLMLFLTGYILNPKLSFLTELIYLAMGAVGLPVFANFTGGIVHLLGPTGGYLISFPLVAYIVSLSKNRLSSRIVFGFLALVLLYGLGVVVLSFHIKSIVKAFTVGVFPFIPIDIGKMFLAIFITTKLKKIIPEVGKA from the coding sequence ATGAGAAAAAGAGCCAAAGAAATTTCTTTAGTTGCACTTTTTATAAGCTTGATGGTTGTAGGAGCTCAGATTTCAATACCAATTGGTCCAGTACCAATAACTTTGCAGGTGCTAATGCTTTTTTTGACAGGTTATATTTTAAATCCTAAACTTTCATTTCTAACTGAGCTAATTTACTTAGCAATGGGGGCCGTAGGTCTTCCTGTTTTTGCAAACTTCACAGGTGGTATAGTTCACTTACTGGGCCCTACAGGAGGGTATTTAATTAGCTTTCCATTAGTTGCATATATTGTATCACTCTCGAAAAATCGTTTATCATCTCGTATAGTCTTTGGCTTTTTAGCTCTTGTTTTACTTTATGGTCTTGGAGTTGTTGTTTTATCGTTTCACATCAAAAGCATAGTAAAAGCATTTACTGTAGGAGTATTTCCTTTCATTCCCATTGATATTGGAAAAATGTTCCTGGCAATTTTCATAACAACAAAGCTTAAAAAAATCATCCCGGAGGTGGGTAAAGCATGA